From a region of the Cucumis sativus cultivar 9930 chromosome 6, Cucumber_9930_V3, whole genome shotgun sequence genome:
- the LOC101219331 gene encoding isocitrate dehydrogenase [NAD] catalytic subunit 5, mitochondrial: MASQLLKRALRSQSGQIFSLSSSLNSSSPFPFRAFSSAATPIRATLFPGDGIGPEIAESVKQVFRTADVPIEWEEHYVGDEIDPRTQSFLTWESLESVRRNGVGLKGPMATPIGKGHRSLNLTLRKELNLYANVRPCYSLPGYKTRYDNVNLITIRENTEGEYSGLEHQVVRGVVESLKIITRQASLRVAEYAFHYAKTHGRERVSAIHKANIMQKTDGLFLKCCREVAKKYPEIKYEEVVIDNCCMMLVKNPALFDVLVMPNLYGDIISDLCAGLIGGLGLTPSCNIGEGGIALAEAVHGSAPDIAGKNMANPTALLLSAVTMLRHLKLQNKADRIQDAILNTIAEGKYRTADLGGSSSTTEFTNAICDHL, from the exons ATGGCTTCGCAGCTCCTCAAACGCGCCCTTAGAAGCCAGTCTGGTCAGATCTTCTCCCTTTCATCTAGCCTTAACTCTTCCTCTCCCTTTCCTTTTAGGGCTTTTTCTTCCGCAGCTACTCCGATCCGAGCCACTCTCTTCCCCGGCGATGGTATTGGTCCCGAAATTGCGGAGTCCGTCAAACAG GTGTTTAGAACTGCTGATGTGCCCATCGAATGGGAAGAACACTACGTTGGGGACGAAATAGATCCTCGAACTCAAAGTTTCCTCACATGGGAAAGCTTAGAATCAGTGAGACGTAATGGTGTGGGTTTGAAAGGACCCATGGCCACACCAATTGGAAAAGGCCATCGTTCTTTGAACCTTACCTTGAGAAAGGAACTTAATTTATATGCTAATGTGAGGCCTTGCTACAGCCTACCTGGTTATAAAACTCGATATGATAATGTAAATCTTATCACCATCCGTGAGAACACAGAAGGGGAGTACAGTGGACTTGAACATCAA GTGGTGAGAGGTGTGGTTGAAAGCCTTAAGATCATTACCCGTCAAGCAAGTTTACGGGTAGCGGAATATGCTTTTCACTATGCCAAAACTCATGGGAGGGAGAGAGTCTCTGCAATTCACAAAGCCAATATTATGCAGAAAACTGATGGTCTTTTTCTTAAG TGTTGTCGGGAAGTTGCAAAGAAGTATCCTGAGATAAAGTACGAGGAAGTTGTCATTGATAACTGCTGTATGATG CTTGTGAAGAATCCAGCACTTTTTGATGTATTGGTTATGCCGAATCTTTATGGTGACATTATTAGTGATCTCTGTGCTGGTCTGATTGGAGGATTAGGGTTAACACCAAG CTGTAATATTGGTGAGGGAGGTATTGCTCTTGCTGAGGCTGTGCATGGTTCAGCACCGGATATTGCTGGAAAG AACATGGCAAATCCAACTGCTTTGCTTTTGAGCGCTGTCACGATGCTTCGACATTTAAAACTCCAGAACAAAGCAGATCGAATCCAAGATGCCATCCTCAACACCATTGCAGAAGGGAAGTATCGAACAGCCGACCTTGGTGGTTCATCATCAACTACCGAGTTCACCAATGCAATCTGTGATCATCTTTGA
- the LOC105436017 gene encoding indole-3-acetic acid-induced protein ARG7 translates to MKKGRFIRACANKWRKIGSKVVPCTACEHCCQWVLWSPLHEDCFIPRDVPKGHLVVYVGENKRRFVIKISLLNHPLFKALLDQAQDEFDFTANSKLCIPCDENLFLSVVDRASAPDNRQIPLRL, encoded by the coding sequence ATGAAGAAGGGGAGGTTTATAAGAGCATGTGCAAACAAATGGAGGAAGATAGGGAGTAAAGTTGTACCTTGCACAGCCTGTGAGCACTGCTGCCAATGGGTTTTGTGGTCTCCCTTGCATGAGGATTGCTTCATCCCGCGAGACGTCCCCAAGGGTCACTTGGTTGTCTATGTGGGTGAGAATAAGAGAAGGTTTGTAATCAAAATTAGCCTTCTCAATCACCCTCTGTTCAAGGCATTGCTGGATCAAGCACAAGATGAGTTTGATTTCACTGCAAACTCCAAACTCTGCATTCCTTGTGATGAGAACCTTTTCCTTAGTGTTGTCGATCGCGCTAGCGCACCTGATAACCGGCAAATCCCTTTGCGTCTTTGA
- the LOC101222329 gene encoding uncharacterized protein LOC101222329 isoform X2, with product MTDHLHRLRSTTHLFKQASSSFFSNFFTFLLLSLLLLSFRLLVENGTHRVTSFIDHDPSLNALLSRLDPPPNQSHRVGSLDSARHFRRRHPFLHFKRVGTLDDDLFSGDGDEDRRLFGAGNGFSPNRSFVMFTHFDSMLGFSDSVVDNGISVSEVVRPGVTFKARITSLDVNEDGSKNQDEGNGDLERENVDGQQDINRVVNLQFVKGLELDNLETAALFFMRKQLHPFFFHLPQKVLFWDKLLCSITSGCSVKIESILFGAI from the exons ATGACCGATCATCTTCACCGGCTCCGTTCAACGACCCATCTCTTCAAACAGGCTTCCTCCTCCTTCTTCTCCAACTTCTTTACTTTCCTCctcctctctcttcttcttctctccttCCGCTTACTCGTCGAAAATGGCACCCACCGTGTCACCTCCTTCATCGACCATGACCCCTCTCTCAACGCTCTCCTCTCTCGCCTCGACCCTCCTCCTAACCAAAGTCACCGCGTTGGATCTCTCGACTCCGCTCGCCACTTCCGCCGCCGTCATCCCTTTCTTCACTTCAAACGCGTCGGAACGCTGGACGACGACTTATTCTCCGGCGACGGAGATGAAGATCGCAGGCTCTTTGGCGCCGGTAATGGGTTTTCCCCTAATCGCAGTTTTGTGATGTTCACGCATTTTGACTCGATGTTAGGGTTTTCGGATTCCGTGGTCGATAATGGGATTAGCGTTTCGGAGGTTGTTCGCCCTGGAGTTACATTCAAAGCTCGGATTACGTCTTTGGATGTGAATGAAGACGGTTCTAAAAATCAGGATGAAGGGAATGGAGATCTTGAGAGGGAAAATGTCGACGGCCAACAGGATATAAACCGAGTGGTCAATTTACAATTTGTTAAAGGATTGGAGCTTGATAATTTGGAAACAGCTGCCCTATTCTTTATG AGAAAGCAGCTgcatccatttttctttcatctgcCGCAGAAGGTTTTGTTTTGGGATAAGCTTCTCTGCAGCATTACATCTGGGTGCAG TGTGAAGATAGAGAGCATATTATTTGGAGCAATCTAA
- the LOC101222329 gene encoding uncharacterized protein LOC101222329 isoform X1 has product MTDHLHRLRSTTHLFKQASSSFFSNFFTFLLLSLLLLSFRLLVENGTHRVTSFIDHDPSLNALLSRLDPPPNQSHRVGSLDSARHFRRRHPFLHFKRVGTLDDDLFSGDGDEDRRLFGAGNGFSPNRSFVMFTHFDSMLGFSDSVVDNGISVSEVVRPGVTFKARITSLDVNEDGSKNQDEGNGDLERENVDGQQDINRVVNLQFVKGLELDNLETAALFFMRKQLHPFFFHLPQKVLFWDKLLCSITSGCRSVKIESILFGAI; this is encoded by the exons ATGACCGATCATCTTCACCGGCTCCGTTCAACGACCCATCTCTTCAAACAGGCTTCCTCCTCCTTCTTCTCCAACTTCTTTACTTTCCTCctcctctctcttcttcttctctccttCCGCTTACTCGTCGAAAATGGCACCCACCGTGTCACCTCCTTCATCGACCATGACCCCTCTCTCAACGCTCTCCTCTCTCGCCTCGACCCTCCTCCTAACCAAAGTCACCGCGTTGGATCTCTCGACTCCGCTCGCCACTTCCGCCGCCGTCATCCCTTTCTTCACTTCAAACGCGTCGGAACGCTGGACGACGACTTATTCTCCGGCGACGGAGATGAAGATCGCAGGCTCTTTGGCGCCGGTAATGGGTTTTCCCCTAATCGCAGTTTTGTGATGTTCACGCATTTTGACTCGATGTTAGGGTTTTCGGATTCCGTGGTCGATAATGGGATTAGCGTTTCGGAGGTTGTTCGCCCTGGAGTTACATTCAAAGCTCGGATTACGTCTTTGGATGTGAATGAAGACGGTTCTAAAAATCAGGATGAAGGGAATGGAGATCTTGAGAGGGAAAATGTCGACGGCCAACAGGATATAAACCGAGTGGTCAATTTACAATTTGTTAAAGGATTGGAGCTTGATAATTTGGAAACAGCTGCCCTATTCTTTATG AGAAAGCAGCTgcatccatttttctttcatctgcCGCAGAAGGTTTTGTTTTGGGATAAGCTTCTCTGCAGCATTACATCTGGGTGCAG AAGTGTGAAGATAGAGAGCATATTATTTGGAGCAATCTAA